A single Tenacibaculum sp. Bg11-29 DNA region contains:
- a CDS encoding ABC transporter ATP-binding protein gives MNTLLINDLTKTYSNGVKALDGINLKITNGMFGLLGANGAGKSSLMRTISSLQEPSSGSITFNDIDVIKQPHEIRKELGYLPQEFGVYPKISAEKLLNHLAVLKGIVDNKKRKEQVTALLQQVNLYQHRKKAVYTFSGGMRQRFGIAQALLANPKLIIVDEPTAGLDPEESNRFLNLLSEIGENVIVILSTHIVEDVRDLCPKMAILSNGKIISEGSPKELVATIEGKIWTKIIPKKDIAIYKKSFDVISTKLVAGETQIRVLSAIKPEIGFELIVPNLEDFYFATLFNQATKTV, from the coding sequence ATGAACACATTACTAATTAATGATTTAACAAAAACCTACTCGAACGGTGTAAAAGCTTTAGATGGAATTAATTTAAAAATCACAAACGGAATGTTTGGATTGTTAGGTGCTAATGGCGCAGGAAAATCTTCTTTAATGCGTACCATTTCTTCATTGCAAGAACCATCTTCTGGAAGTATTACTTTTAATGATATAGATGTTATTAAACAACCACATGAAATAAGAAAAGAGTTAGGGTATTTACCGCAAGAGTTTGGAGTATATCCTAAAATATCTGCTGAAAAATTATTAAATCACTTGGCTGTGTTAAAAGGAATAGTAGATAATAAAAAACGAAAAGAACAAGTAACCGCCTTATTACAACAGGTTAATTTATATCAGCACAGAAAAAAAGCAGTGTACACATTCTCTGGAGGTATGCGCCAACGATTCGGAATTGCACAAGCATTATTAGCGAATCCTAAATTAATAATTGTTGATGAACCAACCGCTGGATTGGATCCGGAAGAAAGCAATCGTTTTTTAAATTTATTAAGTGAAATAGGGGAAAACGTAATTGTTATTTTATCTACCCATATTGTTGAAGATGTTCGTGATTTATGCCCTAAGATGGCAATTTTATCTAATGGGAAAATTATTTCAGAAGGAAGTCCAAAAGAGTTAGTCGCTACTATTGAAGGGAAAATTTGGACAAAAATTATTCCTAAAAAAGACATTGCTATTTATAAGAAATCTTTTGATGTTATTTCTACAAAATTAGTCGCTGGAGAAACTCAAATTAGAGTGTTGTCTGCCATAAAACCAGAAATTGGTTTTGAATTAATTGTTCCTAATTTAGAAGATTTTTATTTCGCAACATTGTTTAATCAAGCTACTAAAACTGTATAA
- a CDS encoding sensor histidine kinase: MVHFLKKYKAFGLGFIIVLTAIVLMHYYKFLLIPDDAPIEIFFVFTFWWLLISLPIYKFSYIKKKRKIIYKLIILIILFIGTLIIDSRMKMPDNPITFILLMGFWVGFAYLLMPLFVKRYWKLIVLFYAPLFIYFLYLRLFSGDLEAYLKIKDEIPFAIFFVPIPIFFALWVFEQWKWLENLKAEKAQAELSLLRTQINPHFFFNTLNNLYALTIKNSEQAPEVILKLSDMMRYTIYEGEKETVKLDDEITYLKNYIELHKIRYKKSVDITFNHNINSDLSVAPLLYIILLENAFKHGIETLTTDAYIHINLSENADFICFDIENNFDPNEIQETNGIGLTNLKRRLSLLYKEKHIFTINKTNTTYKTTLKILKYA, encoded by the coding sequence ATGGTACACTTTTTAAAAAAATATAAAGCCTTCGGACTAGGATTTATAATTGTTTTAACAGCAATTGTGTTAATGCATTATTATAAGTTTCTTCTTATACCTGATGATGCACCAATAGAAATATTTTTTGTTTTTACTTTCTGGTGGCTTCTTATTTCACTTCCTATTTATAAGTTTTCGTATATAAAGAAAAAAAGAAAGATTATATATAAACTTATAATACTGATTATTCTTTTTATTGGTACGCTAATTATAGATTCTAGAATGAAAATGCCTGATAATCCGATTACATTTATTTTATTAATGGGGTTTTGGGTAGGATTTGCATATTTACTAATGCCATTATTTGTTAAAAGATACTGGAAGTTAATTGTATTATTTTATGCACCTCTCTTTATATACTTTCTATATCTACGCTTGTTTTCAGGTGATTTAGAGGCATATTTAAAAATTAAAGACGAAATACCTTTTGCGATCTTTTTTGTACCTATTCCTATCTTTTTCGCGCTGTGGGTGTTCGAGCAATGGAAATGGTTAGAGAATTTAAAAGCTGAAAAAGCACAAGCAGAATTATCTTTATTACGAACTCAAATAAACCCTCATTTTTTCTTTAATACACTAAATAATTTATATGCCTTAACTATTAAAAACTCTGAACAAGCACCAGAAGTTATTTTAAAATTATCAGATATGATGCGGTACACTATTTATGAAGGTGAAAAGGAAACGGTAAAACTTGATGATGAAATAACGTACCTAAAAAATTACATTGAATTACATAAAATAAGGTATAAAAAATCAGTAGATATTACTTTTAATCATAACATTAATAGTGATTTATCTGTAGCGCCGTTATTGTATATTATTCTTTTAGAAAATGCTTTTAAACATGGTATTGAAACACTAACAACGGATGCTTATATTCATATTAATTTATCAGAAAACGCTGATTTTATTTGTTTTGATATTGAAAATAATTTCGATCCAAATGAAATACAAGAAACTAATGGTATTGGACTTACAAACCTAAAAAGAAGGCTTTCTTTACTATATAAAGAGAAACATATATTTACTATTAACAAAACCAATACAACTTATAAAACAACGCTAAAAATTTTAAAATATGCTTAA
- a CDS encoding M1 family aminopeptidase, whose amino-acid sequence MFKKLLQFEVFYQFKQRAFPIFAILFLALGVFVGRQGFAPKGINFNAIYQVYFHTSIFTLGSVFIIMFFAISAVLRDKQHNMESLIYSSSIKKSHFFWSRFLGTFIFSVLAFSPFLVGYIFGNYFSDLDPERLADFQLITYLQPWLYIVLPNVFICATIVFSVSILTKNSIATYASAVFIYMLYFISAIFLNSPLLAQSVPASPESMAIAAVADSFGVAAFFEQTQYWTPFQKNTQLLSFSGLFLLNRLVWILISIGILFATYRVFSFRKTIKKIKKVPKQKIAKIKTRIYKPVVALHNFKAQQLAFYALLKLELKNIFKSLPFIVVLIMWLLIVFSELFSTVIGGGEYGVSTYPFTNQLIDLFLDQLTLFSLILIIFYSAEIVWRERDLNFNIIIDATPVKNSVFFLSKFTALLALPIILITTGIIMCMVFQVSLNYTNFEFSLYASLYYHYGMQLLVFCMISFFINSLAKSKYIGMGVFGFIVLLSLKSGMLGLEHPLTSLGFLPRIKFNNMDGFNGVSNLFNHLVIYWLALGLLLTVLSFKIWNRGLVASFSIKLKQLVLNFTSAQKYTTLILVVLLLSAGSFVYYNTNIISKYETTNDQLDFSENYERKFKKFDSIDRLYPISKKTRVDFYPSKRMYTVSADYVLKNKSKQPLSELFITERVSLQNITIENAQLVMHDTVYGTYLFKYNTPLQPNDSLKYTFKLKKEVKGYETDRSIVNNGTYINRFGNFAPILGYTMGLEITNRSERKRRNLPKRIEEDNSEAHILLEDVKHEKIKFETVISTSNDQIAISSGELLKEWSKNNRNYYHYKSKNKILPEVGYFSAKYSTKKINYKGISIEQYYDANHNFNIKDIENSVKQTLDYCQENFGKYNFNHVRIAEVPAHWPFGGFAHPGVISMVEDRLYLTNVSDDETFNVVAKRVVHEVAHQWWGHTLSAKPVAGGSLLVEGFAKYTEAVILEKMYGKRVLYTLTENARNRYFRGRSFASSVEQPVYKVDGQSYIAYGKALTVMLGLRDLIGENQVNKVMKTITTKYRSINKLAVTSVELLDEFYKITPVKQHTLINDWFKKLITYDLGITESSFKKLANGTYEITAKVKAKRFETLANGEIKEISIHESIKIGVFTKHPSTVKATDSILYYNSNKLTKELTELKIIVKEKPSYIAIDPYGTRLDENLVDNLMEL is encoded by the coding sequence ATGTTTAAAAAATTATTACAATTCGAAGTTTTTTATCAATTTAAGCAACGAGCCTTTCCAATATTTGCAATCTTATTTTTGGCTTTAGGAGTATTTGTAGGAAGGCAAGGTTTTGCGCCAAAAGGCATTAATTTTAATGCTATATATCAAGTATATTTTCATACAAGTATATTTACCTTAGGTAGCGTGTTTATTATTATGTTTTTTGCTATTAGCGCAGTACTTAGAGATAAACAACACAATATGGAAAGTTTAATTTATAGCTCATCTATTAAAAAAAGTCACTTTTTTTGGAGTCGTTTTTTAGGTACATTTATATTTAGTGTTTTAGCATTTTCTCCTTTTTTAGTTGGATATATTTTTGGGAATTATTTTTCTGATTTAGATCCAGAAAGGTTAGCCGACTTTCAATTAATAACTTACCTACAACCGTGGTTATATATCGTATTGCCAAATGTATTTATTTGCGCTACCATTGTATTTTCTGTAAGTATTTTAACAAAAAACAGTATTGCAACCTATGCAAGTGCTGTATTTATTTACATGTTATACTTTATAAGTGCTATTTTTTTAAACTCACCATTATTAGCACAATCTGTTCCTGCTTCACCAGAAAGCATGGCAATAGCAGCAGTGGCAGATTCTTTTGGTGTTGCTGCTTTTTTTGAGCAAACTCAATATTGGACACCTTTTCAAAAAAACACTCAATTACTCTCTTTTTCAGGCTTGTTTTTATTGAACAGACTTGTATGGATTTTGATTTCTATAGGAATTTTATTTGCTACCTATCGAGTATTCTCATTTCGTAAAACTATCAAAAAAATAAAGAAAGTACCAAAACAAAAAATAGCTAAAATTAAAACACGAATATATAAACCAGTAGTTGCCTTACATAACTTTAAAGCACAACAATTGGCATTTTATGCACTGCTAAAGTTAGAATTGAAAAATATTTTTAAGAGTTTACCTTTTATTGTAGTGTTAATTATGTGGTTGCTTATTGTATTTTCTGAATTGTTTTCGACTGTAATTGGTGGTGGTGAATATGGTGTTAGCACTTATCCTTTTACCAATCAATTAATTGATTTATTCTTAGATCAGTTAACTCTCTTTAGTCTGATACTCATCATTTTTTATAGTGCTGAGATTGTTTGGAGAGAACGCGATTTAAATTTCAATATTATTATAGATGCAACACCTGTAAAAAATAGTGTCTTCTTTCTATCAAAATTTACAGCATTATTAGCATTGCCTATAATTTTAATTACAACAGGTATTATAATGTGCATGGTATTTCAAGTAAGTTTAAACTACACGAATTTTGAATTTAGCTTATATGCTTCTTTATATTATCATTATGGTATGCAATTGCTTGTATTTTGTATGATTTCCTTTTTTATAAACAGTTTAGCAAAAAGTAAATATATAGGAATGGGTGTTTTTGGATTCATTGTATTATTAAGCTTAAAATCGGGCATGCTTGGTTTAGAACATCCATTAACAAGCCTTGGTTTTTTACCAAGAATAAAATTTAATAATATGGATGGTTTTAATGGTGTTTCAAACCTATTTAATCATTTAGTAATATATTGGTTAGCCTTAGGTTTACTACTAACTGTTTTATCCTTTAAAATTTGGAATAGGGGGCTAGTTGCTAGTTTTTCTATTAAACTTAAGCAATTGGTTTTAAACTTTACTAGCGCCCAAAAATATACTACATTAATACTAGTTGTATTGCTTTTAAGCGCAGGTAGTTTTGTTTATTACAATACAAACATTATTTCTAAGTATGAAACAACGAATGATCAATTAGATTTTAGTGAAAACTATGAACGAAAATTTAAAAAATTTGATAGCATAGATCGATTATATCCAATTTCTAAAAAGACAAGAGTAGATTTTTATCCATCAAAACGAATGTATACTGTGTCTGCTGATTATGTATTAAAAAATAAAAGCAAACAACCATTATCTGAATTATTTATAACAGAAAGAGTTTCATTACAAAATATTACGATAGAAAATGCACAATTAGTAATGCACGACACCGTATACGGAACATATTTATTTAAGTATAATACACCATTACAACCAAATGATTCATTAAAATATACCTTTAAATTAAAGAAAGAAGTAAAAGGTTATGAAACAGATAGATCAATTGTAAATAATGGTACGTACATAAATCGTTTTGGAAATTTTGCCCCAATTTTAGGATATACTATGGGTTTAGAAATTACCAATAGGTCTGAACGAAAAAGAAGAAATTTACCGAAACGAATTGAAGAAGATAATTCTGAAGCTCATATTTTATTGGAAGATGTAAAACATGAAAAAATAAAGTTTGAAACTGTTATATCAACATCTAATGATCAAATAGCTATTAGTTCAGGTGAACTATTAAAAGAATGGTCTAAAAATAACCGGAATTATTATCACTATAAATCTAAGAATAAAATTTTACCAGAAGTCGGTTATTTTTCAGCAAAATACAGCACAAAAAAAATAAATTATAAAGGAATTTCAATTGAACAATATTACGATGCTAATCACAATTTTAATATTAAAGACATCGAAAACAGTGTAAAACAAACATTAGATTATTGCCAAGAAAATTTTGGTAAATATAATTTTAACCATGTAAGAATTGCAGAGGTGCCTGCACATTGGCCATTTGGAGGCTTTGCACATCCCGGTGTTATAAGTATGGTAGAAGATCGATTGTATTTAACAAATGTAAGTGATGATGAAACGTTTAATGTGGTTGCAAAAAGAGTGGTTCATGAAGTAGCGCATCAATGGTGGGGACATACTTTATCTGCCAAACCTGTTGCGGGAGGTTCTTTATTAGTTGAAGGTTTTGCAAAATATACAGAAGCTGTTATACTAGAAAAAATGTACGGAAAAAGAGTGCTGTATACCTTAACTGAAAATGCAAGAAATAGATATTTTAGAGGTAGATCTTTTGCAAGCTCTGTTGAACAACCGGTTTATAAAGTAGACGGACAAAGTTACATTGCTTATGGTAAAGCGCTTACTGTTATGTTGGGATTAAGAGATTTAATTGGGGAGAATCAGGTAAATAAGGTAATGAAAACAATAACTACTAAATACAGATCAATTAATAAGTTAGCTGTAACTTCTGTTGAGTTATTAGACGAATTTTATAAAATAACACCAGTAAAACAACATACATTAATTAATGATTGGTTTAAAAAATTAATTACGTACGATTTAGGAATAACGGAAAGTTCTTTTAAGAAATTAGCAAACGGAACCTATGAAATTACAGCAAAAGTAAAAGCAAAACGTTTTGAAACATTGGCGAACGGAGAAATAAAAGAAATATCAATACATGAATCTATTAAAATAGGCGTTTTCACAAAACATCCATCTACTGTAAAAGCTACGGATTCAATTTTATATTATAACTCAAATAAGCTTACGAAGGAGCTTACAGAGCTAAAGATAATTGTAAAGGAGAAACCTAGCTATATTGCTATTGATCCTTACGGAACAAGATTGGATGAAAATTTAGTTGATAATTTGATGGAATTATAA